Genomic window (Cucumis sativus cultivar 9930 chromosome 2, Cucumber_9930_V3, whole genome shotgun sequence):
aagcaAATATCTcataaattgaaaacaaaaaaaaaatctaaaatgttACCAAACGACTTAATAAGTTCACTTTACCCTACTGGTCAcattaagtttcaaaatgtgTATTGATTAAGAATTGTACGGAACTTGGAACGGTAAATTTCACCCAAACCGCTGGCAGACCTTTCGTGTCAAATCTTAACAAGCGATTTGCAGTGATTCTTAAAtacttgaaaagaaattattagaaaagaaaCGAAATCATTTGACAcgaagaaacaagaaatttcATCAGAAGCCCTTGGAGAATCGTCATTCCGACCaagaataaatatatgaaacgaaaattaaataacacacTAACAATGAAAGTTGCTGAATGACTGATATGTAACACGATGGACAAGactttctaaataatttaagaacAAAGTAAAATGCATGATATCAGAAGTTAAGGCGAATGCAATGGTGAAGCTCGTTGCCATAATTCACACAGCTTCAAGCATCCACCTTGGCTGCAGCTGATGCGTAGCTCACACTGCTGTCTCTAGTTGTTTTGCATTGACTCGATTGCTCATATCGAaggaattttatttttatttttgtcgaGCTGTGCTTCAACATCTGGTgaaacaaaaccaacaaattCATAATCAGATTCAGAGGATGCAGCAGAGTGAAAATTATAAACCCTAATGAGACCAGAAGAAATCAGAATATGCACAACTTCAAGATACGTTATGTGTAGAAACAAAATACCTCAGAtcaataaaccctaaaatctaaatcttcattcaaataacttcaaaagccaattttttttctatattttaaagttgattaaACGTgcataaatcaaacaaatctcCATATCATCTGTCCAACATTCCTCAGAAGAGAGTGTTCAAGATTCTAACTAGAATGCATGGATGATAATTTTATACATGTATTCAATATATGTAGAAGCCCAAGAGAACTTCAGCACATGCTTTTTACTCATGAGGAAGGGACCCTTTCGAGGAACCAACCTCGAACGTAATTTCTTTATTCAAGGACTatcctcttttatttttcttttactttttcagcTCTTCCCTTTCTTTATCATTAGTTTTAGAGTGTTTTCTGGCACTTACATGAAGAAATACACTAATAGGGTGGCGACCACAAATGGTGTTGTCATATTCCTGCAGGTACTTTTTGAATGCTTCAGCATCACCTGTTTCTATTATATCCATACCCATACGGTCCAAAGCTTCAATAGATTTGTATATTGGTCCATGTTTCTTGTCGTAGTGCATGTAGCTGAACCTAAAGTACACATCAGACGAAATTCAGAACAATAATGACAGTAACTTTGAAAGCCATTTATTGTGAGATTCATGAATTAAATACTTCATATACATCCAACAGGCATCAACACATAAGGGCAATGAGTGCagtgatgaaatgaaaaagaatcaCTTTTTCCCAATATGTGGAAAACTAGAGAGCTGACTCTAATCAGTAATTACTAATATACTGTCAACttaattttacttaaattCGAGGCCCAGTCAAACCTAGCCATTTAAGAGACTTCCAATGAACAACCACGACAGTTGATATAGCTAGTCTGTACAGTCAGAACTAAGAGCAGAAAAATGACCCCACATTCAAGCAAAACTAATTTGCACCTTAGGCCTTTTTATAATAACTAAGATTGTTAGAAAGCactaataacaaaatagaGCCCAAAGAGTAATAAACCTCGCTAAATCTATGGCTACATTATAGGACGTGCCATATAGATCTCAAAATGAACCATGCCATTATATAAGATAGTGATAGAACATACCGAGACCCCCAATGACAAAAATCTGAGgatatagaaaagaaattttttggatCATCCACATATTTGGCAAGCAGGCGTCCATATGTGGCTTCACTTTCTGCAGAAACAGCACCAACTAAAATGGGTACAACTTTCACTGGATGCCTGCATGAGTGCCTCGTTATCAGTATGAGTAGGTTTCTAGAATGCTATATAATCCCTcgttcaataaaaaaatatacacatatatacccCTCAAATACTTTGGCAAGATATGGCAAATGCATTTCCATGCTATGTTCAGCTTCATCAACATGCATGTccatcaattcaaattttccGGTAGCTTTTAGCTCCTCAATGACTGTCAAAgtgaataaaacaaagaaatttagGGATTAAAGGAAGACCCAGTTTTTCATGGATGCAAGCACAAGAAAACCTATATGAGAAACCAAGTCcagttgagaaaaaaatgaaaattctcaaagaaaaaaattgaaatcagAATACCTTCCAAATCAATAGGAAGGTCCCCCACAGGGGTCTGGTAAATAGTGGCAGTTGAAAGAGCACATTTTGGTGTGTAATAGTGGTGAGATGGGCCAAGAAGAAAGATCCTAGAACTGCAAGCATCAGCATCTAGTATATTAGCAACAAGCTGGAAGCCGCTTCGAAACGAACCAACAATTATTTTGGAGATGATATGAGAATATggtatttgaaataattaagatttGTTAAACGaactattttcttaaaacagcttttcatttttgctttaaaaaatgttcttaGAGTGTTGTGATAAGTGACAAGTCACTTTTAGAAAGAGTTTTCTAGACATGTTCACGTATTTCACTGAATTCTATTAGAACATAAacacataataataatgagtttTGGAATGAGCTAAACTTAAACACCAAGTAGCATACAGAATTTGTTGGGATAGAGTAGTAGTGATGAAAGGGAGATAAACTCACATGTTTGTTGGATCAATGTTACCAAACGCATATGCAGCAGCACGTCCTGAGTATGAATAACCAGCATGCCTGTGTTTCCACACCAAACCAAATGCATCAAAATtgatacattttaatttttttcagaAAACTTTTCTTACAGAAACTTACGGAGCAATTACACCACGTACATCCGGGGATTTAGACAGGCCTGATGCGCTCAGCCACCCATCAAGCTCCTCTGCGAGTTTCTTAgctagaaagagagaaaaaaaaataaagagggagagagaatTTAACATACGATATCTCACTATCCATTTGCGTTTGCCTTCCACAAACTATAAAAACTACAATatgaagataaaagaaaacccaaaCACCAACCTCCTCACTATGTCATGGAAGCTCACACACACAAGCAATGTTaaattcttccaattttttattgttgtatACTTAAGATGGCATACAGCTAAGTTCGTCCATAAATCATAATCTCATGCATCTGAGTGTATTTTGGATCGAACTTGGGAGAACGCTTTATCTCCTCATCAGTAgaataaaagtttaagcttACCCCCAAGTATATCCCAACACAAAAGAggtattattaaaaatattactcGATCACATTCATATTTAAACCAAAAGCAGAATATTTAAAGAATTGCTAGataataaactttaattaaaaaaggatagaACGAACGCCCTAAACTCATGAACCTTCGGATGATGAAATTCAGCCAATATCAATGGTCCAACAAAGCATCTCACTCTCAACCGGGtctaaatttgaagttataaTTTCATTCCCTCTTCGTGAAATTAGCAGCACAACAGTAAGATCAAGACTTCACAACTGAAATTGAAGTACCCCCACAATATACAACCAATAAAACCCGATATCCTAAACGTACCATAATCACTGTGTCATGTAAGTTTAATCAATGGACTTCTACAAACTTCATTGCGCAGCTGAGGAAGCCACAAAAATCTAGCTTGAGCTcgaattgaataaaaaaaaaaattaaaacttccaggattgtaattttaaaaatcacagTGCCTTCCAGAAGTTGGGCTGAGTATCGtaaatcaatgaaaataaataataatcagAACATAAAGCAAAGTGAAGAATTGAAAAGCAATCAAGCCAAAAGGTTCATGCAAAGAGTAAGAGAAGGCGACTTACAATTGTCGGTGTACCAAGAACCGGCATGAGAGGCTCTTCTAATTTTGTCCATAACAGGAACTAAGATCAGATTGAAACAAAAGGAGCAAAAGGGTGAGAGAATGAAACAGAAACACGGTAGTGAGTGAAAGAagatagaaaaatgagaaggaaCTGACTTGTGTGTTGTTCTTTGTTCTACTTCTAATCGAAAATACTAAAAGAACTTGAGAATcgcttttaaaaactattctGATCTCTGAGTTCTCACGCAACTTCCCcggttttcaattttcaattttcaatttcccCGATTCCGCCGCTCCCATATTTATCTCAATCTCTTTGGGCCTAACTCAAGAAGgcccatttcattttctaactGTTCTATCTttacttttatgttttgatttaataattcttttagatTTCGATTTCATATTTGcctttaaatcatttttaaccAACTgctgttaaatttttttaattccttcttattttatattcaacCTACATAATGGccctatctttttttttatatatattattgttatggAAGATAATGGTTGAGATTGTTCAATTATTTATGTAGATtgatcaattattttattagtggTAGGATATGCTTCAATAATTAAGTTatgttctttaaaataaacaattaagtAATATATACTTGACTAATAAGTTAAATATCCAAGTCTCCCCACTCTCATATATGCATGCctttagtaattaaaaaataaaattgtaaaattagaGAACTAACCCACAATCTACCTAAGTAATTTTACTTGGGTGcttttcaatcttattttgtttgtgtttatataattttatctgtattttatttctattttgaaatttaggatAGTGAATTAGGGTAGATTTTGGCATTTGATTATGTATAtgtctcttcttcttccttcctcaTTTGTGTGGAGGAGGCTCGTAGATTTGTATTTTGGCCTTTGGCTTaatgttttcctttctttgtaaataaaaacaatatatatcacTCTCAACAGTAGAAAGAACCAATCTGATAACAATTTATAGAATTGGTATTGCATgttactttcaaaattatgatTCAACTTATACATGTCTTTGTTCTGTACAAAATTATTGtacataaatttatatttagcTACTTGGTGattccatttttctcttttttatttttttcattagcATAGTCAATGTGAGTTGATTGAATAGGTAGTTATGGAGTTTAAAGTGAATAATAATGAGAGTCTATctatatgtataaataaatactaGACATTATTAAAGAATGGGGAAATACCATATTAATaaattcttattaaaaaatatatacttaatgtaaaacattaattatttacttcaaaaacatcattattttcaaaagtttcaaaatactCTTAAATTATTGCAACATACTtttagaaatagtaaaacaaattttgattgactttctaaatatttataagtgtAAAAAGATGTAAATGTCAATCGATGGCAAAAGGGAGACATAGCTTTAATAACTAACTAATAACTCATAGTCTACTTATACTAAATACTTATAAAGTTAATCTAAACGAATCATATCattcaagattttttaaaaacatttaaggacatttttttaacaattaagattttttttaacaaagtGATTTACATCCAAATCATAGCAACGTTATTGTTGAACTTagtaaagaaataaatcaaatatattttgtagttcttttaaaagtaagtgatattttttaatcgaagttttttttttgtttacaatttagcctacatttttattttctagtttctaaattttataatttaagttttaataatataacttCTCACCCAAGTTTTCCATCCCATTGCCTTTGTCActcaattttagttaaatcatttaaaataactatgaagttgattttcaaaattaattttgatagtATGAAATTCTGCCCcccaaaaaaacaattattcattataactatttagttagcaaacatatatttttttgcagggaattaacaaataaatattgaaaataaatattcaagaattcaaaagtaatatttaaaatcccaacaaaaaaaggcaaaaaaatgttaaagttcaagattacagaaaataaatataataatgatctaatattttaaaataaaaaataaaactcaaaactttaataataaaaatgttagcACTTGAAACttattgagaaaaacaaattccttaattgaatttgttggttttttttaattataaaaaaactataattccTCTTCTCTCCATGTTCTTTACAACAGAAACCTGTCTCCTCCATTTTAATGGATTCTCACCTCCATCAACAGTCAATCCCAAGCATATTATCATCACCTATAAAACCACactgaaattaataaaatacaaaaactagaaacattaaaaatagttatttgaaaaaaatggcatGAAGAAATCAATTAGTTTACTATATAACCTGACATAGAAGCAAACTCAGTCGCCACGGTAAAATAACGGCTACCGAATATCAGACCCAAACAAATTACA
Coding sequences:
- the LOC101214951 gene encoding protein MEMO1, which translates into the protein MDKIRRASHAGSWYTDNSKKLAEELDGWLSASGLSKSPDVRGVIAPHAGYSYSGRAAAYAFGNIDPTNISRIFLLGPSHHYYTPKCALSTATIYQTPVGDLPIDLEVIEELKATGKFELMDMHVDEAEHSMEMHLPYLAKVFEGHPVKVVPILVGAVSAESEATYGRLLAKYVDDPKNFFSISSDFCHWGSRFSYMHYDKKHGPIYKSIEALDRMGMDIIETGDAEAFKKYLQEYDNTICGRHPISVFLHMLKHSSTKIKIKFLRYEQSSQCKTTRDSSVSYASAAAKVDA